In Betaproteobacteria bacterium, the genomic stretch CACCAGAGCTCGCCCATCGCGGGCGTGGCGACCGGAAAGAATGCGGATCTCGACATCAGCTACGGGCTCGGCGCCCAGTTCGACGTGACTCGCAAGCTGGCCATCCGTGGCGACTGGGACGTCTACCGCCTGACCTTCGCCTCCGGACGCGAGAACGTTTTCGCTCTACTCGCTGGGCGTCGTCTACAAGTACTGACGCACCCCGGCGGTTCGATGCCTCTTCTTCCCGGGAACCCCGGCGGGGAAGAGGTTTCTTATTGCCACACGGCCGCATCCCCCGGGTCCGGCCGCGGAGATCCGCGAACCTACGGGCGTGGCATGGCTGATCGCGACGGCGAGGACTATCCCGGAGACGCTTCCCTGCTCGTTCACGGATTCCCTCCGATCGAACGGCCGGGGTCGCGCGTTCTCGTGCTGGGCAGCATGCCGGGGATCGCTTCGCTCAGAATCCGGCGTTACTACGCGCATCCCCGAAACCTGTTCTGGACCATGGCCGGATTCTGGCTCGGCTTTGACGCGGGCTCCGACTACGGCACGCGCGTGGCGTCCGTGATGACAGCGGGAGTGGCGTTGTGGGACGTCCTGCGCTCGTGCAAGCGCAAGTCCAGCCTGGACACCCACATCGAACCCGCCAGCGTCGTGCCGAACTATCATCGCCACCTTTCTCTCGAGGCATCGCCAGATACGGCGCATCTGCTTCAACGGGGTGGAAAGCGGAGATGCTCTACCGGCGCTTCGGTTTTCACGACCTGCCTGCCGCCCGCGATCTCGAGCTTCTCCGTCTGCCGTCCACGAGCCCTGCCAACATCGCGCTCGATTTCGAGACCAAGCGCGATGCATGGCGGTTCATTCATCCGGACGTCAAGCTGGTGGAGTGAGGCGCAGCGACGCAGAGGTTCTGCCTGCGATCCGGCAGCGTTACCGCCGGGTCCGGGATTCTGCCTCCGGCCGGTCCTCTTCCTTGGCGGGCGGCTTTCCCGCGTCCGGAGGGCGCGCGCCGTTGACCACCGGACCGCGGGTGGCCGGATCGATGGGCGGTTCACCAGGTCAGGATGATCGGTGCGGATCGAGTCCGGATCGAACGCCGTGCCGCGCTTGCCGCCCGGATCCGGGCCCATGGCGACGAATGCATTGGCGGCCCCGGCGTTTGCCGGGCCTTGCAGACCGGCAAGCGACAGCACCAACGCCCCGACGGCCCAACCACTGCGGTGATGCCGATTCATGGCTGAAACATCTCCTGTAGGAGGCGGGCAGCGGGAGAGCCGTGTGCCGATGGAACGGGTCATCCCGATCCTTCCGGCCGGCCGCAACACGAGGAATGCCCGCGCATGAAAAATGAATGCCGATCGTACCGCCACTTCCCGCGGGAACGCGCCATCCCCGCCGCGGGAACGATCCGCGCATGGGTATTGATTGCCTGCCTTTCGCTGAGTTCTTGCGTGTCGATATCCGACAAGGCGGTGGAGTGGACGTACGACCGGTCCCCCTGGTTGCTTGAGCAGCGCATCGGTCAGTATGTCGATCTCACCTCCACCCAGGAAGATTCGCTCGAACCGATACTGGACCGGGTGCACGACTGGCACCGGGCGCAGGAACTGCCGTCCTACGCGCGGATGCTCGAACGGGTCGCCGATCCCGCGTGGGCGGGTGTCACGAGAGGCCGACGTGCACATGTTCCTGGAAGAAGCGCGGCGGCATCTGGCGTCGACGTCGACCCGACTGGTGAGCGCACTCGATCCGGTCACCCGCACGCTCACACCCGTCAGGCGGACAGATCTCGACGCGGTTCTCAGAAATGAACGGTTCCAGCGGGACCTCCTGCGCCAGACGCGAGCGCGGCCGTTTCGCGAACGTACCGAGCGCGTCAAGGATCATCTGGAGCGATGGACGGGCCCCTTGAACGACACCCAGGAAGCGCTGATCGCCGACCTCAACCGCCGTACGGCGGGATTCCCGTCGGTGCGGCTCGCGGAACGGAAGAAGCTCCAGCGCGCATTCGTGGACAGCGTGACCCGTGGGTCCGATGGGCCCCTGCGATCCGCCGCGCTCCTGGCCTTGCTGAGCACACCGTCGACGTCGCCCGATGCCGCCTACCGCTCGGCCTTGAGAGCCTACGACCGGGAATTCGCCCGCACACTGGTGCAGCTTTCAGGCACGCTCACGCCGCGACAGCGCCAGACGGCCGTCGAGCGGCTGCGCCGCGTCGGGCGACATCTGGTGACGCTGTCCGGCCCGGACAGCCGCAGTCCACGAACGGGCGACCACCGGCGTCACCGGCGGGAACGGATGTGGCTGGTCCGCGGGCGGCAGATCGGCATCGTCTTCGGGCACCGGATCCGGATCGTCGATGGGGGGAGGCGGCTGTTCGGGTTCCTTGATCGGACGGGGCATGATCGGTGGACTCGCCTGTTGGTTGATTGAAGATGCCGTGGGGTTCAGCGTGTGTTGCCGAGCCCTTCCAGCAGCGAACTCAGGTCCTCGGCGTGCTCCTCTTCCCGTGCGAGCACCTCCTCGAGCATCCTGCGCGTGGTGGGATCGCGGTCCTTGAGGTACGCGATCATTTCGAGATAGCTCTCTATGGCGACGCGTTTCCGCGACCAGATCTTCGCGAATCATGTCGATGAGGGAACCGCCCTCCACATACTCGGAATGGCTGCGCATGGCGAGGCCATCGGGCGAGAAGTCGGGTTCTCCGCCCAGTTGCACGATCCGGCTGGCGATGAGGTCGGCGTGCTGCTGCTCCTCGTTCGCGTGCTCCAGGAATTCCGCTGCGACGGGTTCCGCATGGATTCCCTTGGCCATGAAGTAGTGCCGCTTGTAACGCAGCACGCAGATGATCTCGGTGGCCAGGGCCTCGTTCAGCAGCTTGACCACCTGCTCGACATCGGCGCCGTAGCCTCGGTCACGGCCCCTGTTCCATGTGTTCGCGGGCGCGACGGCGCAACGTCTCTGACGTCGCTCAGGAAGACGGTGTTGAAATTCTCCACGGCGTCTCGTTGGAATGTTCAGCGCATCGCAGGCGGCAATCGCGCGCCCGCGCGTCCGTCGTTCAGCTAAACCTGCGCGTTCTGGTCCTCGTCGTGTTCCCCGGGCACCTTCCAGATACGCCTTGGCCGCGCGGACGACGAAGCGCAGTCCGCGCGAGCCGCTGTATCCCCGATACTCTCGCCTTCGGGTGGGGTCCGAACTGGATGAGGCACAGATCCGGATCATCCTTGCCCCGCGGAAACCAGAGCTTCCAGCTGTCCTTCCACAGCCGGTCGATGCGTTCGCGGTCCGTGTCGATGCGGGCGAATCCGGACAGCGACGCGAACCGGTCCTTCTCCTGCACCGCCACCGCGGCATGAGGATCCGCGGTCAGCTCGCGCACCTTGGCCGCGTCCAGATCGGTGCAGAAGTAGAGCGTTCCGTCGTCCTGCACTTCGGCCAGCGCCATGGGCCGGCCGCACAGCATGCCCCTGGCGCTGCGTGTGAAGAGCATGGCCGTCTCGAAGTCCTGCAGCATGCCGATGAGATGGTCGCGTTTGTCCATGAGTTCCTCCTGGCGGTGTTGCGCCACGGCAGAGGGGCGGCGACGGGGACCCTGCCTGCCGGGCACGGGTGTGCCGCGACTCCGCCGGGACGCCAGCGTGTCGCGGAATTCGTTGCGCAAACCGGCTTCATCGGGTAAGCAGCAGCACAGATGATTCATGCGACCGGTGACCTTCGATGAATGACAGGGATGACGCTGGTCGGACAGTGCCTCCGCCGCCATGCTGGAGGTGATGGACCGGTTGCCTGTCGGTATTGCCGTCATGAACCGTGACGGGCGATGCAGGATGGCCAACGCGCACATGCGCAGACTCGCCGGCACGGCATGCCCCGATCTGGAAGATCTGTCATCGGGCCGCTGGCAGGGCTACGACCGGAACGGTCTGCCGCTCGCGCCCGGACGCCATCCGTTGTCCCGGGCGCTGCAGGACGGCATCGCGGCCGAGGAGGATTTCCTGCACCGGGACGACGATGGTTCTCAGCGGTGGGTTCATCTGTCCGTGTCGCTCCTGCGCGATGACGACGGACAGGTGGCGGCGCCGAGTGCTGCGTGCAGGACATCGACGAAGCGAAGCGTTCGCGCGGGACGATCGAAGCGCTCGCGTTGCAGATGCGCGACCGGGTGGACGAACTGGAGACGCTGCTGCAGGCGCTCCCCGTCGGCGTGTTCGTGGCCCGCGATCCGCAATGCACCGAGATCACGATGAACGAGGCGGGGGCCGCGCTGCTCCGCTTGCCACGGGACGGCAACGCGTCCAAGACCGGCGCGGGGGCGGACAGGCTGCCGTTCCGCGTATTCGCCCAGGGCCGGGAACTGGCCGGGAACGAACTTCCGATGCAGCGTGCCGCGCGCGAGGGCGTTCCCATCGGCCCCATCGAGGTGGACGTGCGATTCCAAGATGGCGAGGCCGTGAGACTCTACGAGTATGCCGTGCCGCTGCTGCATGCCGATGGCGCCGTGCGCGGCTGCGTGGGCGTCTTCGTGGATATCTCCGAGCGTGCGCGGGCGGAACAGGCCATCGCCGACAGCGAGCGGTTCATGGGTGCGGTGCTCGATGCGCTGCCTGCACAGGTGGCGGTGCTGGACCGGCGCGGATGCATCGCGGCCATCAACGAACCGTGGCGCCGGTTCGCCCGGACCTGCGGCGTGGCCTCCCCGGAACGCGCCGGCATAGGCGCGGACTATCTGGCCGTGTGCCGGCAAGCCAGCCGCGCGGGCGACACGTCGGCAGCGGAAGCGCTGCGCGGAATCGCGCAGGTGCTGGCCGGAGAACTCGACTACTTCCACACCGAATATGCCTGCGCGACACCACAGCGGATGCTCTGGTTCAGCATGCACGTGGTGCCTGGAGCCGACGAGTTCGGCGGTGCCATCGTCGTCCACATCGAGGTGACCGAACGGCGCCGCATCGAGGACGCGCTGATGCATGAGCGGGAAATGCTCCAGGCCATCATCGCGCGCATTCCCGTCATGGTGGCCGTCCAGGAGCCTGAACGGCACGCCGTGCGCCTCAACCCGGAATTCGAGCGGGTGCTGGGCTGGGGCGAACGGGATGCCGAGGGCGTCTCGCTGCTGGAACAGTGTCTGCCGGACCCCGAACACCGGGCCGCAGCCGTGGGGCTCATGCGGACGCGCCGGTCGGTGTGGCGGGATCTGCGAATGCGGGCGAGGGATGGGCGAGTCGTTCACACCTCCTGGGCCGGCGTGCGGCTGTCCAACCGCACGCGCGTGGGTATCGGCATCGACATCACGGAGCGCAAGCGCGCGGAGATGGCATTGCGCGAAAGCGAACGGCGCTTCCGCCAGATCGCCGACAGCGCACCGGTGCTGATGTGGATGAACGACGCGACCGGTTGCATTTTCGCCAACCGTGCCACCTTGCAGTTCCTGGGACTGCCGGCCACTGCCGACCCGCGCGCGCTTTCCTGGTCCGATTACGTGCATCCGGACGACCGCGAGCTCCACGCGCAACGCTATCGGGAATGCGTCGAACGGGGCGGCCAGGTGGAACTGGAATGCCGGCTGCGCCGGCACGACGGTGCCTACCGCTGGGTGCGGACCGTGGGTGTGGCCCGGCGCAGCGAGATGGAGGGCTTCCAGGGCTGCATCGGATGCACGTTCGACATCCACGACGTGCACATGGCCGCGGCGGCGCTGGAGGAGACGGACAAGCGCAAGGACGAGTTCATCGCGACGCTCGCGCACGAACTGCGCAATCCGCTGGCCCCGATCAGTCACTCGCTGCATCTGCTGCGCCGCTCGGGCGCGGACGAAGCGGCGGCGGCTCCGCTGCTCGACATGATGGAGCGGCAGGTGCGGCACATGGTGCGTCTGGTCGACGATCTGCTCGAGATCTCGCGGATCACGCGCGGTACGTTCGAGCTGCGGCCGGAGCGCGTGGAACTGAGCGCCGTCGTGCAGAGCGCCGTGGAGACGGCGATGCCGCTCATCGAGCGGGCGGGACATCGGCTGCATGCGGATCTTCCCGCGGAACCGGTGTGGCTGGAGGCGGACCCGGTTCGCCTTGCCCAGATTCTCGCCAACCTGCTCAACAACGCCGCCCTGTACACCGACCCGGGCGGGTGGATCGCCATCGAGGCACGGCCTGACGGCGGCTTCGTGACCATCACCGTCCGGGACAACGGCGCAGGCATCGCGCCCGAGTCCCTGCCGCATCTGTTCGAGATGTTCAGGCGCGGCGATCGAGGCGCAGGCCGGGGCAAGGGCGGGTTGGGCATCGGACTCGCCATCGCCCGGAGGCTGGCGGAGATGCACGGGGCGACGCTCGCCGCGCTCAGCGAAGGGCCTGGCAGGGGCAGCGAGTTCACGCTTCGCATGCCCCGCGGACGGCAAGTCTTCCCGCCTGCCCAGGCAGTCCGTCCTGGTGCCGCAGCGCACGCGCCGCTTCGGGTGCCGCGAGTCATGGTGGTCGATGACAACGAGGATGCGGCCGACAGTCTCGGCATGGTGCTGCAGGTCCTGGGGGTCGAGGTGGCGGTCGCACGCGGCGGCCACGAGGCTCTGGAGCGATTCGGCCGATTCAGGCCCGACATGGTGCTGCTGGACATCGGCATGCCCGACATCGACGGCTACGAGGTCGCCCGGTCGCTGCGTTCCCGTGACGACGGCCGGGCGGTGACGCTCGTCGCGCTCACCGGCTGGGGCCAGGAGCGCGATACACAGCTGGCACGGGAAGCGGGCTTCGATCACCATCTGGTGAAACCGGTGGACATCAACGTGCTGCAGGGGCTGATCGCGGAGGCCGCGAAGCCCGGCTGACGCCGGCGGCACAGCAGTTGCCGGCGCCTGCGTGCCGCAGGCACGGCAGGAGCGCAGTGGCGTTCCGTCCACGGCTTGCGGCGTTCCCGATCGCCGGACGCACCCGCCCATGTCCTATCTCGATCTGCTGCAATGGCCGGCCATGGCGGTGACCGTGGCGGCGGCCTGGCTTGTCGGCTCGCGTTCGCCGCGGCGGCGGGCTGTCGGCTTCTGGTGTTTCCTCGCGAGCAACGCGGCGTGGATCGTGTGGGGCTGGCATGCACACGCCTACGCGCTGGTGGTCCTGCAGTTCGCGCTGGCGGCCATGAACATCCGCGGCGTGCGCCGCAACGAATCCTGAACGATGAAGGGCCGTACGGAAGACTCGACCGACGACGGCACGAGGACCCGCCGCCCGGCCGGCACACGCCAGTCGCGTGTCTGCACGGGGCCGATCTCCCGCCGCATCGGGGCAGGGCTGGTCTTCGCCGGCCTCACAGGGGGGCTTGCCGCCTTTCTCGTCGACGCGGGTCTCTACGATGTGTCGGCGACGCGCCAGCATCTTCGCCCGACGTTCTTTCTCCTTGAAGCAGGATTGCATGCCTCGGTGCGCCGGCACGCACGTGCGGTGAAAGCACCCGGAGCTTCGACGCCTGCAAGCCTGGACCAGGGCATGCGGTGCTTCCTCGATCATTGCAGCCAGTGCCATGGCGCGCCGGGCATCGCGCCAGAGCCGTTCGCGCGCGGACTGCTTCCGCTGCCCGCGTCGCTCGTGCAGGCGGCGGACGACTGGTCGCGGGAGGAGCTGTACTGGATCGTCACGCACGGTCTCAAGATGACCGGCATGCCGGCCTGGCGTTATCGCCTGGAGGAAGAGGCCCTGTGGGCGGTGACGGACTTCGTGCGTACGCTGCCGGGTGTCACGGCGGAGCGGCTGCGCGAATGGCGCGAGGCCGTGCCCGAAA encodes the following:
- a CDS encoding pyridoxamine 5'-phosphate oxidase family protein, whose protein sequence is MDKRDHLIGMLQDFETAMLFTRSARGMLCGRPMALAEVQDDGTLYFCTDLDAAKVRELTADPHAAVAVQEKDRFASLSGFARIDTDRERIDRLWKDSWKLWFPRGKDDPDLCLIQFGPHPKARVSGIQRLARTALRRPRGQGVSGRCPGNTTRTRTRRFS
- a CDS encoding PAS domain S-box protein — translated: MQDIDEAKRSRGTIEALALQMRDRVDELETLLQALPVGVFVARDPQCTEITMNEAGAALLRLPRDGNASKTGAGADRLPFRVFAQGRELAGNELPMQRAAREGVPIGPIEVDVRFQDGEAVRLYEYAVPLLHADGAVRGCVGVFVDISERARAEQAIADSERFMGAVLDALPAQVAVLDRRGCIAAINEPWRRFARTCGVASPERAGIGADYLAVCRQASRAGDTSAAEALRGIAQVLAGELDYFHTEYACATPQRMLWFSMHVVPGADEFGGAIVVHIEVTERRRIEDALMHEREMLQAIIARIPVMVAVQEPERHAVRLNPEFERVLGWGERDAEGVSLLEQCLPDPEHRAAAVGLMRTRRSVWRDLRMRARDGRVVHTSWAGVRLSNRTRVGIGIDITERKRAEMALRESERRFRQIADSAPVLMWMNDATGCIFANRATLQFLGLPATADPRALSWSDYVHPDDRELHAQRYRECVERGGQVELECRLRRHDGAYRWVRTVGVARRSEMEGFQGCIGCTFDIHDVHMAAAALEETDKRKDEFIATLAHELRNPLAPISHSLHLLRRSGADEAAAAPLLDMMERQVRHMVRLVDDLLEISRITRGTFELRPERVELSAVVQSAVETAMPLIERAGHRLHADLPAEPVWLEADPVRLAQILANLLNNAALYTDPGGWIAIEARPDGGFVTITVRDNGAGIAPESLPHLFEMFRRGDRGAGRGKGGLGIGLAIARRLAEMHGATLAALSEGPGRGSEFTLRMPRGRQVFPPAQAVRPGAAAHAPLRVPRVMVVDDNEDAADSLGMVLQVLGVEVAVARGGHEALERFGRFRPDMVLLDIGMPDIDGYEVARSLRSRDDGRAVTLVALTGWGQERDTQLAREAGFDHHLVKPVDINVLQGLIAEAAKPG